In a single window of the Antennarius striatus isolate MH-2024 chromosome 3, ASM4005453v1, whole genome shotgun sequence genome:
- the zdhhc8b gene encoding palmitoyltransferase ZDHHC8B, producing MPNSAGKRFKPTKYIPVSTAATLLVGSTTLFFVFTCPWLSKVISAAVPLYNGLVFIFVLANFSMATFMDPGVYPRADEDEDKDDDFRAPLYKNVEIKGIQVRMKWCATCHFYRPPRCSHCSVCDNCVEDFDHHCPWVNNCIGRRNYRYFFLFLLSLTIHMVGVFSFGLIFVLHHRERLGALHTTVTLVVMCIAGLFFIPVMGLTGFHMVLVARGRTTNEQVTGKFRGGVNPFTKGCCGNVKYVLCSPLAPRYIVDPRKKPSVKIQPPFIRPDLSDRQVTVKVSDNGIHSTITSSKSKKRLDAPDDNETQPPLPPKADRYNQLKSQLTSSEESSLSGKTHPSTPAMYKFRPSFGTMPKVHYHVTGEKIVMPDECKTSAILEEGVRSHDYKSEPNLDLPEYTNAPLHRTFQSSPFQLDSDTINSRTLSLKQGQRRPEKGQLPALQLQTVISTPYKSIFSPNTLSNRNGSLSYDSLLNPSLSPVTASECMSHRGMPSMGFHSPYLPTKMCHIRESEMQRHQVAPTYSPVIPSRGMGRHSPHPRDRDPSPVRYDNLSQTIMASIQERKEIEEREKRMRHGRSQTHIYVQDSGLFDGGYNPPPNACYPDGPRGPGSRGPTPPACGGSRDNLMGVGVVTYGQRTPVLRHAGSTLGRVPRTSSTSLHTDHSSTNSSHSKTTAPEGSYRSPAHQTHSPAMPRSPSYSHQKLSYMSAHERTDSPHLGGPREVMKVNGQMDCHPSAQGTTISPSRHSNVKKVTGVGGTTYEISV from the exons GTGCCCCTGGTTGTCAAAGGTTATCTCTGCCGCTGTGCCTCTCTACAATGGCCTGGTCTTCATCTTTGTCTTGGCCAACTTCAGCATGGCAACATTCATGGACCCTGGAGTCTACCCCAGAG CGGATGAAGACGAGGACAAGGATGACGATTTCCGAGCACCGCTCTACAAGAACGTGGAGATCAAGGGCATTCAGGTCCGGATGAAGTGGTGTGCCACCTGTCACTTCTACCGGCCGCCTCGCTGCTCACACTGCAGCGTCTGTGACAACTGTGTGGAG GACTTCGACCATCACTGTCCCTGGGTCAACAACTGCATTGGACGAAGGAACTACAGatacttcttcctctttctgctgTCGTTGACTATCCACATGGTGGGAGTTTTTTCCTTCGGCCTCATCTTTGTCCTCCACCACCGAGAGAGGCTGGGAGCGCTGCACACCACTGTCAC TCTGGTTGTTATGTGTATAGCAGGGCTTTTCTTTATTCCTGTCATGGGACTGACAGGTTTCCACATGGTGCTTGTAGCTCGAGGTCGAACCACCAATGAACAG GTGACTGGAAAGTTTCGTGGAGGAGTTAATCCCTTCACTAAGGGTTGCTGTGGCAACGTCAAGTACGTCTTATGTAGCCCCCTGGCACCTAG gTACATTGTGGACCCTAGGAAAAAACCCAGTGTCAAAATTCAGCCCCCATTCATCAGACCTGACCTGTCAGACCGGCAGGTCACCGTCAAGGTCAGCGACAATGGCATCCACAGCACCATCACCAGctccaag TCGAAAAAACGCCTTGATGCCCCAGATGATAACGAAACCCAGCCACCACTGCCACCCAAAGCCGATCGGTACAACCAGCTGAAAAGCCAGCTGACCTCCAGTGAAG AGAGTTCTCTTTCTGGTAAGACCCACCCGTCCACTCCAGCTATGTACAAATTCAGGCCGTCCTTTGGCACGATGCCTAAAGTCCATTACCACGTGACTGGAGAGAAG ATTGTCATGCCAGATGAGTGCAAGACCTCGGCCATCTTGGAAGAAGGTGTCCGTAGTCACGACTACAAATCAGAGCCAAACCTGGACCTTCCGGAGTACACCAATGCCCCCCTTCACCGAACCTTCCAGTCCTCTCCATTTCAGCTGGATTCTGACACAATCAACTCACGAACTCTCAGCTTGAAACAGGGTCAGCGCCGGCCAGAGAAGGGCCAGCTCCCAGCCCTGCAGTTACAGACAGTGATTTCAACTCCATATAAGAGCATCTTCTCCCCCAACACGCTCTCAAACCGTAACGGCAGCCTGTCTTATGACAGTCTGCTGAACCCCAGCCTCTCCCCAGTCACTGCCAGCGAGTGCATGTCCCATCGTGGTATGCCCTCCATGGGGTTCCACTCACCCTACCTTCCCACCAAAATGTGCCACATTCGGGAATCTGAAATGCAGAGACACCAGGTCGCTCCTACCTACAGTCCAGTAATACCATCCAGGGGAATGGGAAGGCATTCCCCTCATCCAAGGGACAGAGACCCATCCCCAGTGCGCTATGACAACCTCTCCCAGACCATCATGGCCTCCATCCAGGAGAGAAAGGAAatagaggagagggagaagcgAATGCGCCACGGGCGCTCTCAGACCCATATCTATGTCCAGGACTCTGGGCTGTTTGATGGTGGCTATAACCCACCTCCAAATGCTTGCTATCCAGATGGGCCTCGGGGCCCTGGCTCCAGGGGCCCAACACCCCCAGCATGTGGAGGATCCAGGGACAACCTGATGGGGGTTGGGGTGGTGACCTATGGGCAGAGAACCCCTGTGCTGCGTCATGCCGGCTCCACGCTGGGCCGTGTTCCTAGAACTTCATCCACCTCTCTGCACACagatcacagcagcaccaacagCAGCCACAGCAAGACCACCGCCCCCGAGGGCTCCTATCGCTCCCCGGCCCATCAGACACACTCCCCTGCTATGCCCAGATCCCCCTCCTACTCCCATCAGAAACTCTCCTACATGAGTGCCCATGAGAGGACAGACTCACCTCATCTGGGGGGCCCAAG AGAGGTCATGAAAGTTAATGGGCAGATGGACTGCCACCCCAGTGCCCAGGGCACCACCATCAGCCCCAGTCGACATAGTAATGTCAAAAAGGTGACAGGTGTAGGAGGCACCACTTATGAGATCTCAGTGTGA
- the ranbp1 gene encoding ran-specific GTPase-activating protein, translating to MADPKEQEDQETTAEDSNHDPHFEPIVSLPEQDVKTLEEDEEELFKIRAKLYRFASENDPSEWKERGTGDVKLLKHKEKGTIRLLMRRDKTLKICANHHITPRMELRPNSDRAWVWNTLADYADECPKPELLAIRFINIDNAQKFKVKFDECRDEVRKHQKETDNTDSTNKVAEKLEELSVKDKASEGKGDDKKETEKKEEEVKPEEIKPEEKN from the exons GAACAGGAAGACCAGGAAACCACTGCAGAAGACTCAAACCATGATCCTCATTTTGAGCCCATCGTGTCCCTTCCTgagcaggatgtaaaaacattagaagaggatgaggaggaactCTTTAAAAT acGGGCTAAACTGTACCGTTTTGCCTCTGAGAATGACCCGTCAGaatggaaggagagagggaCCGGTGATGTGAAGCTgctgaaacacaaagagaaaggaACCATCCGCCTTTTGATGAGGAGAGACAAGACGTTGAAGATTTGTGCCAACCATCACA TTACGCCTAGGATGGAGCTGCGGCCCAACAGTGACAGGGCATGGGTGTGGAACACACTAGCAGATTATGCTGATGAGTGCCCCAAACCTGAGCTCTTGGCAATACGTTTTATAAACATAGACA ATGCTCAAAAGTTCAAGGTGAAGTTTGATGAGTGCAGGGACGAGGTCAGAAAACATCAAAAGGAAACAG ACAATACTGATAGTACAAACAAAGTGGCagagaagctggaggagctcTCTGTAAAAGATAAGGCTTCAGAAGGAAAGGGGGATGACAAAAAGGAGACggagaaaaaagaggaagaagtcaAGCCTGAGGAGATCAAGCCTGAGGAGAAGAATTGA